One window of the Anolis sagrei isolate rAnoSag1 chromosome 5, rAnoSag1.mat, whole genome shotgun sequence genome contains the following:
- the C5H2orf81 gene encoding uncharacterized protein C2orf81 homolog yields the protein MWAAAAAVAAVTRRKGGGATGSADGEGGGRAEEVPEAPPPKAGSAYRKMASRDRVAQAKSRAERSRPPTVPVPQVEIVPGRLSESDWVSMLSFEEAEDSVGDLLSVMLDQVMEECYKVYLQRQCIPYVINQAREAMIQIIEWRFLVRDEGDADVPTDPAWQEDEEPVPGITDCWAQGSVPVVQTTPAPLESEVPLAILLEEAPAVEEEGMPTRDMAVGVAPGLLSSLLKEDEEEEKEEKEQEELPQPSLPDLRPMESRTSRLRSQEGVSPVKTTRPPPPQPRLSIKGLAPHEISEKTVRTARFSIPFSSLEGSEKEKEPLLQKLSQISLKPPEPKEAGHPVMLPPSCSNLLRIQVGRPPITKDVSYDASGRITIVPRLDPARLPKHWIRPVVEMVDMDAESRRREALKTVSGRCPVRGSSRRRPTKYSLASRMDTVVAFDGVQPLGALPGVSWEGSGRTLQEQLLEQAAQPPPPPGKVLEPTSLIFVKPTLLMERVELAPGVTLRYGRSSTLCLPPVAPQEEDTAGKSHGDLRPLFPMAAAEQRSMAPRPLPRLHPGASARRGCPC from the exons AAAATGGCCTCCCGGGACCGTGTGGCCCAAGCCAAGTCGCGGGCGGAGCGCTCCCGTCCACCCACGGTGCCCGTCCCGCAGGTGGAGATCGTGCCCGGGCGCCTGTCCGAAAGCGACTGGGTGTCCATGCTCTCCTTCGAGGAGGCGGAAGACAGCGTGGGAGACCTCCTGTCCGTGATGCTGGACCAGGTCATGGAGGAATGCTACAAGGTCTACCTGCAGCGACAG TGCATCCCCTATGTCATCAATCAGGCCCGAGAGGCCATGATCCAGATCATCGAGTGGCGCTTCCTGGTGCGGGACGAAGGTGATGCGGATGTGCCTACGGACCCGGCCTGGCAGGAGGACGAGGAGCCAGTGCCTGGCATCACGGACTGCTGGGCTCAGGGCTCCGTACCTGTTGTCCAAACCACGCCAGCTCCGCTGGAGAGTGAG GTGCCACTAGCCATCCTCCTGGAGGAAGCCCCTGCTGTGGAAGAAGAAGGGATGCCTACTAGAGACATGGCGGTGGGTGTTGCTCCAGGGCTCCTGAGCTCCCTACtaaaggaggacgaggaggaggagaaagaggaaaaggagcagGAGGAGCTCCCTCAGCCCTCCTTGCCAGACCTCCGTCCAATGGAGTCCCGTACCAGCCGGCTCAGATCCCAGGAAGGGGTCTCACCAGTAAAAACAACCCGACCCCCGCCTCCCCAGCCCCGTTTGTCCATCAAGGGGTTGGCGCCCCACGAGATCAGCGAGAAAACCGTGCGGACGGCCCGCTTCAGCATCCCTTTCTCCTCCCTGGAGGGCTctgagaaggagaaggagccTCTCCTGCAGAAGCTCTCTCAGATCTCCCTGAAGCCGCCGGAGCCCAAAGAGGCGGGCCACCCCGTGATGCTTCCCCCCTCCTGCAGCAACCTCCTGCGGATCCAGGTGGGCCGCCCTCCCATCACCAAGGACGTCTCCTACGACGCGAGCGGGCGCATCACTATCGTCCCCCGTCTGGACCCAGCCCGGCTGCCCAAGCACTGGATCCGGCCCGTCGTTGAGATGGTGGACATGGACGCGGAGTCCCGCCGCCGGGAGGCTCTCAAGACCGTCTCGGGGAGATGCCCCGTGCGCGGAAGCTCCCGCCGACGCCCTACCAAATACTCCCTGGCGTCCAGGATGGACACAGTGGTGGCCTTCGATGGCGTCCAGCCTCTGGGGGCCCTTCCGGGGGTCTCGTGGGAGGGCTCAGGCCGGACCCTCCAAGAGCAGCTCTTGGAACAAGCCGCCCAACCTCCCCCTCCTCCGGGAAAAGTCCTGGAGCCCACCAGCCTCATCTTCGTGAAGCCCACCTTGCTGATGGAGAGGGTGGAGCTGGCCCCAGGAGTCACGCTCCGCTACGGAAGGAGCTCCACCCTCTGCCTCCCACCTGTGGCCCCTCAGGAGGAGGACACGGCCGGGAAGTCCCACGGGGATCTCCGCCCCCTCTTCCCCATGGCGGCTGCGGAGCAGCGGTCCATGGCCCCTCGGCCCCTGCCACGGCTGCACCCGGGAGCTTCCGCAAGACGGGGGTGCCCTTGCTAG